From the Eriocheir sinensis breed Jianghai 21 unplaced genomic scaffold, ASM2467909v1 Scaffold23, whole genome shotgun sequence genome, one window contains:
- the LOC126991019 gene encoding oplophorus-luciferin 2-monooxygenase non-catalytic subunit-like, translating into MALCRVLAVLMAVVALGFADQPRTRENPVTPGWPCPIDTEISPCVCSQDELYNLYMDCSLAKSDEQLERIFTSVFPFPDFYELRIIHDRDDIDNVIDEINPNTFAELTFERVIITGTRLTEIIDEAFADSHATLNYLDLSSNYLHTFPFESLPLYVQLNTFIIDDNQFPELYNLESQSLQVFSANKNPGLLMNSDHHFSGVPNLRELYLSEIGLKELTTGLFSNMTQLQVVDFSRNYLTELEAGSIAVSTNTIKKINFDLNDIFFVRHDALVGFAEDGSLSMASNQIVELPEEHWKHIFEQLKSRESIDLRGNALTCGCDIDWLFMQYDQEYLCRLTDTTLCYASTQQVIFLDVDIFCVQCAASFGDCPPQTDCKNPGTF; encoded by the exons GTCGTGTGCTGGCTGTGTTGATGGCGGTAGTGGCTCTGGGCTTCGCTGACCAACCCCGAACACGCGAAAACCCTGTCACGCCGGGCTGGCCCTGCCCCATCGACACTGAGATCAGTCCTTGCGTGTGTTCCCAGGACGAACTCTACAACCTGTACATGGACTGCTCCTTGGCCAAGAGTGACGAGCAGCTGGAGAGAATATTTACCTCCGTCTTTCCCTTCCCAGACTTCTATGAACTCAGAATAATTCACGACCGAGACGACATAGACAACGTGATCGACGAAATCAATCCAAACACTTTCGCGGAACTCACGTTTGAGCGAGTCATCATCACGGGGACGAGACTCACGGAGATCATCGACGAGGCCTTCGCCGACTCACACGCAACACTCAATTACCTCGACCTGTCCAGCAACTACCTGCACACCTTTCCCTTCGAGTCCCTGCCGCTGTACGTGCAGCTCAACACCTTCATCATCGACGACAACCAGTTCCCCGAGCTGTACAATCTCGAGTCGCAGTCCCTCCAGGTGTTCAGCGCCAACAAAAACCCCGGACTGCTGATGAACAGCGACCACCACTTTTCTGGGGTGCCTAACCTCCGCGAGCTGTACCTCTCGGAGATCGGTCTCAAGGAGCTCACAACGGGCCTCTTCAGCAACATGACGCAGCTCCAAGTGGTTGACTTTTCGAGGAACTACCTGACGGAGCTCGAGGCGGGCTCCATCGCGGTGTCAAcgaatacaataaagaaaatcaaCTTTGACCTTAACGATATCTTCTTCGTCAGGCACGACGCCCTTGTGG GCTTTGCGGAAGATGGATCGCTGAGCATGGCGTCGAACCAGATAGTGGAATTGCCGGAGGAACACTGGAAACATATCTTTGAGCAGCTAAAGAGCCGCGAGTCTATTGATCTGAGAG GCAATGCGCTGACCTGTGGCTGCGACATCGACTGGCTCTTCATGCAGTACGATCAGGAATATCTCTGCCGCCTCACAGATACCACACTCTGCTACGCCTCCACCCAGCAAGTCATCTTCCTCGACGTTGACATTTTCTGTGTCCAGTGCGCAGCCTCCTTTGGCGATTGT